GCGCCCGGAAGCGCCGCCCGAGCGAGACGGTCAGGTCGCGGTAGTCAGGACTTTCCCCCGTCGGCACCGATTCCAGATAGGCCGGGGTCAGCGACAGGGCGCGCGCCAGCGTCTTCGGGTCTTTCAGATAGAGGACCGAGCAGTCGAAATTGGTGAACAGCCATTTGTGCGGGTTGAAGACGAAGCTGTCGGCATGCTCGAGCCCCTCGGCCAGCGCCCGCACCTCCGGCAGGATCAGCGCGCTGCCCGCCCACGCCCCGTCGACATGCAGGTGGATGCCCTCGTCCCGTGCAATCGCGGCGATAGGC
This sequence is a window from bacterium. Protein-coding genes within it:
- a CDS encoding aspartate aminotransferase family protein produces the protein PIAAIARDEGIHLHVDGAWAGSALILPEVRALAEGLEHADSFVFNPHKWLFTNFDCSVLYLKDPKTLARALSLTPAYLESVPTGESPDYRDLTVSLGRRFRALKLWFVLRSYGAEGLREKIRGHIAFTGKLAGLIKADPDFELVSGPRLALLGFRFLPKGVSDPAEIDRANEDLVARINDDGRTYLTKTRANGRTAIRFVIGQTQ